In Aedes albopictus strain Foshan chromosome 3, AalbF5, whole genome shotgun sequence, the following are encoded in one genomic region:
- the LOC115257450 gene encoding enoyl-[acyl-carrier-protein] reductase, mitochondrial, whose amino-acid sequence MSVLLRNIKTQTTRLQQQRYMSVVASVLKYSEFGDPAKVIEVQQETVADPSNGEVLVKTLGAPINPADINTIQGKYPVKPQFPAVGGNECVSEVVAVGGQVGGLKVGDRVVPFATGLGTWRSHALYKESNLMKVPNSIGIAEAATITVNPCTAYRMLKDFVPLKAGDTVIQNGANSACGQAVIQLCRAWGVDCVGIVRDRPEFSKLRDYLKDLGAAEILTEEELRTTKIFKDGLFKKPKLALNCVGGKNALEVSRHLDNQGIMVTYGGMSREPVTVPTASLIFKDLQFSGFWMTRWTKQNAQNPKRQEMFSELFELIGKGALKAPAHEMIAFTDYKTAVTNALSIQGFVGKKYIFTF is encoded by the exons atgtCCGTACTCTTGCGTAATATTAAAACACAGACCACTCGACTCCAGCAGCAGCGGTACATGAGTGTTGTTGCCTCGGTTCTGAAGTACAGCGAATTCGGTGACCCGGCAAAGGTGATTGAAGTGCAGCAGGAGACTGTCGCCGACCCATCCAATGGGGAAGTGCTCGTCAAAACGCTGGGAGCGCCAATCAATCCTGCCGATATCAATACCATCCAAG GAAAATACCCCGTGAAGCCCCAGTTCCCAGCGGTTGGAGGAAATGAATGCGTCAGCGAGGTGGTGGCTGTTGGGGGTCAGGTTGGTGGGTTGAAGGTTGGAGATAGAGTTGTTCCATTTGCTACTGGATTAGGAACTTGGCGATCCCATGCCTTGTACAAGGAAAGCAATCTCATGAAAGTACCGAACTCGATCGGAATCGCCGAGGCTGCCACAATAACGGTGAATCCCTGTACTGCCTATAGAATGCTGAAGGATTTTGTCCCTCTCAAAGCGGGTGACACTGTAATACAAAATGGAGCGAATTCAGCATGTGGACAAGCAGTTATTCAATTGTGCCGGGCGTGGGGCGTCGACTGTGTAGGGATTGTACGTGACAGACCGGAGTTCAGTAAGCTACGCGACTATCTGAAGGACTTGGGGGCTGCCGAGATACTGACCGAGGAGGAGCTACGAACTACAAAAATATTTAAGGATGGATTATTTAAGAAACCAAAGCTGGCTTTGAATTGTGTAGGTGGTAAAAATGCCCTGGAGGTATCCCGTCATTTGGATAACCAAGGTATCATGGTAACCTACGGTGGAATGTCACGGGAACCGGTCACCGTACCAACAGCGTCGCTTATCTTCAAAGATCTGCAGTTCAGTGGCTTTTGGATGACTCGCTGGACGAAACAAAATGCACAAAATCCCAAGCGACAAGAGATGTTCTCCGAGTTGTTTGAGCTGATTGGAAAGGGTGCGCTCAAGGCACCGGCTCATGAGATGATCGCATTTACCGATTACAAGACAGCAGTGACGAATGCCTTAAGTATCCAGGGATTTGTaggtaaaaaatatatttttaccttCTAA